The following coding sequences are from one Leptospira mayottensis 200901116 window:
- the dnaA gene encoding chromosomal replication initiator protein DnaA gives MEEVSKKISPQYYERFIDTLKLETLNSEKCTIIAPSATIKTHVERKYQNIIENAILEACGNKIPVEILVETKATSPLQSFLEKSFDQKDFQFNPDYTFETFIVGDCNRLAYTAAKECVRKPAEINPLYLFGNVGVGKTHLLHAIGSELIKKDPWKTVCYVDISSFMNEFRFALQSRELIESFKMKYQSYNCLLVDDIQLLSTNAEKTQDEFFALFNFLFERKRQIVIASDRPSSELTIHERLKSRFVTGVQADIQYPNKEIRKGIVTSHSKIMDLGLSEDILDFLADQIEEDTRLLLGALNDIYLYKKSYSLLFLNLDKVKDIVKNRLYRKKNVEFSHDRIIESVAKEFNLNASEIMGKSRKKELIIPRHICFYLLHNVFNVNKSQVGRLFQTQHTTVIHGLRKTEELLSNNKEMRFLVERISSKYKFQ, from the coding sequence TTGGAGGAGGTATCTAAAAAAATATCTCCTCAATACTATGAACGGTTCATCGATACTCTGAAATTAGAGACCCTTAACTCTGAAAAATGTACGATTATTGCTCCTTCTGCTACGATTAAGACTCACGTTGAAAGAAAATATCAAAATATAATCGAAAATGCAATTTTAGAAGCCTGTGGAAATAAAATTCCCGTCGAGATTTTAGTCGAAACAAAAGCGACTTCTCCTCTTCAGTCATTTCTCGAAAAATCCTTCGATCAAAAAGATTTTCAATTCAATCCGGATTATACATTCGAAACTTTCATTGTAGGCGACTGCAATCGTCTAGCATACACAGCCGCAAAGGAATGTGTTCGAAAGCCTGCAGAAATAAATCCTCTTTATTTGTTTGGTAACGTAGGAGTAGGAAAAACACACTTACTTCATGCGATCGGATCGGAACTTATTAAAAAGGACCCTTGGAAAACGGTATGTTACGTTGATATTTCTTCTTTTATGAACGAGTTTCGTTTTGCTCTTCAATCTAGAGAACTTATCGAAAGTTTTAAGATGAAATATCAGTCTTACAACTGTCTTCTTGTGGATGATATACAACTTCTTTCCACGAATGCTGAAAAAACTCAGGACGAATTTTTTGCACTGTTTAATTTTCTTTTCGAAAGAAAAAGACAGATTGTAATCGCATCGGATCGCCCAAGTTCTGAACTTACAATTCATGAAAGATTGAAATCCAGATTTGTCACAGGTGTTCAAGCCGACATCCAATATCCCAACAAAGAGATTCGAAAAGGAATCGTAACGTCTCATTCTAAAATCATGGATCTCGGTTTAAGCGAAGACATATTAGATTTTCTAGCGGATCAAATCGAAGAAGACACAAGACTTTTACTTGGCGCGCTCAACGACATCTACTTATATAAAAAATCCTATTCACTTCTTTTTTTGAATTTAGATAAGGTAAAGGATATCGTAAAAAACCGTCTTTATCGCAAAAAAAATGTGGAATTTTCACATGATCGAATTATTGAATCCGTCGCTAAAGAATTCAATCTGAATGCCTCTGAGATTATGGGAAAAAGCAGAAAGAAAGAACTAATAATTCCACGTCATATTTGTTTTTATTTGTTACACAATGTTTTTAACGTCAATAAATCCCAAGTCGGAAGACTCTTTCAAACTCAACATACAACAGTAATTCATGGACTTAGAAAAACCGAAGAACTTCTTTCCAACAATAAAGAAATGCGTTTTCTAGTGGAA